DNA sequence from the Candidatus Rhabdochlamydia sp. T3358 genome:
CTATTTCTGACATTGCCTTAATTAAAATCGAAGCAGAAGGTCTTCCTTTTTTGGCTTTAGCTGATTCCGATTCTATTGAACTAGGAGAATGGGTTGCAGCCATTGGTAGTCCTTTTGGTTTGCAATCCACTGTAACATTTGGAATTGTAAGCAGCCTAAAAAAAGATAAGTTCCAAGAGCCCGATACTCTACAAGTCAATCTTAGCATTAACCCAGGTAACTCCGGAGGACCTCTTCTCAATTTAGATGGAGAAGTAATCGGGGTTAGTAGAAGCACGTGGCGCTATAAAGAAGGTTTCTATACAGGACTCTCTTTTGCTATTCCAAGTAATGTAGCTAAAGATACTATAGAGAAACTACTTGACCAAGAACTACCTTAAAGTCTTTACTTAATTTACAAAAATTTAGAGAAGTGTATATTTTATATGCTCAATTTGTAGTTTAATTTAAAGAGGTTATATTATGAAAAAGTCAGCTATTCACTCTTCTATTTTTCTTGTTTTAAGCGTTGTTCTTCTTAGTGCAAACTCGATTGATATTCCCACTCTAAAAGAAACTCAGGTTTTAGATCAGGTATCACAAGCGTTTAATCTTATCTATGAAAGCACTAATCCCGCTGTTATCTCTATAAAAGCGC
Encoded proteins:
- a CDS encoding trypsin-like peptidase domain-containing protein, translated to MQVFFFLILSIFCLNNTYAAYPFPSKHHKISDKKAANFFTEIVTASVPAVVFIQVKLTPSSSWISSLWGNNEERAYIGSGFLITEDGYIITNEHVIQGADVITVTLSNQLQFDGVVIGADPISDIALIKIEAEGLPFLALADSDSIELGEWVAAIGSPFGLQSTVTFGIVSSLKKDKFQEPDTLQVNLSINPGNSGGPLLNLDGEVIGVSRSTWRYKEGFYTGLSFAIPSNVAKDTIEKLLDQELP